AGATGACCGGCAATCGCTGCCGGGTCGGGCGGTGAAACGAGGCCATTTTCCCCGTGGCGGACGAACTCCAACACGCCACCCGCATCGTCGGTAGTGATGACGGGGCGAGCGGCACCGAATGCCTCGACCGTCGCAAAGCCGTAATCTTCATCAACCGGTGCGTAGTAGACGGCTCTGGCGTGGGCGTAGAGGTCAATCAACTCGTCGTCCGGCACAAAACCGCGAAAACTGACCCGATCACCCAGCCCGTAGTCGGCAGCCAGACGCTGCAACCGTTCGCGATCAGGGCCGGTGCCGGCGATGATTGCCCGGACTGGCGAGGCAGTCTGTGCCAGCGCCGCCAGGAGCAGGTCGATCCGCTTGGCCCGATCAAGCCGGGCCGGAGAGAGGATGTAGTCGCCGTAGTCACCTGCCCACAATTTGCCAGCGTAGCGACTGGGCGGGTAGAGTGGTGTGCTGCTCAGGCCGTTGAAGCGTTCGAGACGCCGACTGACATTGTGCGAGATCGTGAAACGGGCCTGGCATTCGTTGAGGGCCCGGCTATCAATCCGAAAGATCTGCTCGCGGACTGCCCGGTGTGAAGGCGAACCGTCAAAATCGCTCAACGGCGTTCCATACCAGTCGTAAGCCTGCCGGTGCTGATGTACCAGCCAGAGCACTTTGCGGGCGTGGCGGATCAGGTACGACGGGAATTTGGTTGCAATCACCAGATCAACCGGCTCGCCGTTGACGTGACTGATGTCGAGCAGGCGCCAGGCCAGGGCACTGTCGATGATGCGTTCTACCGGATGCCACTGAAACGGCAGCGCGACCACATCAACAGTATGGCCGCGGCGCTGCAACTCATCGCGCAGGCTTTCAACCAGATATTCAGCGCCACCACGAACGAACGGAACTTGCGTGGCACAGATCAGAATACGACTCATGATGACGATTGTTCTATCTGGTTGCGCAGGGCAGTCAGTTCGGCACGCAAAGCGGCGTTCTCGGCGGCTAACAGGCGGATAGCCCGCGCCGCGGTATCGTTGAACGAATTTTGTTGTTCGACAATCGGGTTGATGTACCAGCGCAGATAGCGCCGTACCACTTTGTTGATCAACGCCACGACCTGCTCAAGCGGATTGCGGCCTTCCAGCGGCCAGTGGGCGCTGACAACCCGGGTGTACTCTAGCTCTTCCAGCACACGCTGCAATTCACGTTCGGTCGGTGTCGGTTCGGCTGCCGGCAATGCAGCCCGCCGGGCACGCACCTCGGCCCGCAACGCAGCCAGGGTCGCTGCGACATCGATCTCTGCGCTCATGCCACCCCCACACTTGCGCGTTTCAGTAGCTCGTTCAGGCGTTGACCACGAACCTGAGCGATGTCGTCTTGATACTTCAAAATGGCACCGAGCGTATCCTCGACCGCCTGCGGCGTCAGTTCGGTTTGATCAAGCGCCACCAGAGCAGTCACCCAATCGAGGGTCTCGGCGACGCCGGGCAATTTGTAGAGGTCCATCCGGCGCAACTCTTGCACCACCAGCACGACTTGCCGCGCCAGCCGCTCGCTGGCGCCAGGAACACGAGCCTTGACGATCTGTATCTCTTTGTCAAGAGTCGGATAATCCACCCAGTAGAACAGACAACGGCGCTTCAGCGCATCGTGTACTTCACGGGTGCGGTTAGAGGTGATGATCACCGTTGGCGGTACTTCGGCCCGGATGGTGCCGATCTCAGGAATTGAGATTTGCCAGTCGGAGAGCAGCTCAAGCAGAAACGCCTCAAACTCCTCGTCGGCGCGATCAAGTTCATCGATCAGGAGAATAGGTGGTTGATCACCGCGTGCCTCGATTGCCTGCAACAAAGGCCGCTTGATCAGAAACTCCGGGCCAAAGATG
This genomic window from Chloroflexus aurantiacus J-10-fl contains:
- a CDS encoding glycosyltransferase family 4 protein; translated protein: MSRILICATQVPFVRGGAEYLVESLRDELQRRGHTVDVVALPFQWHPVERIIDSALAWRLLDISHVNGEPVDLVIATKFPSYLIRHARKVLWLVHQHRQAYDWYGTPLSDFDGSPSHRAVREQIFRIDSRALNECQARFTISHNVSRRLERFNGLSSTPLYPPSRYAGKLWAGDYGDYILSPARLDRAKRIDLLLAALAQTASPVRAIIAGTGPDRERLQRLAADYGLGDRVSFRGFVPDDELIDLYAHARAVYYAPVDEDYGFATVEAFGAARPVITTDDAGGVLEFVRHGENGLVSPPDPAAIAGHLDQLTGDVALAARLGRAGRPLVDGITWDRVIGALLGGNRR
- a CDS encoding AAA family ATPase; amino-acid sequence: MTYTSFATIDELQAALAAHAYIADRALTTAIFLALKLNKPLLLEGEAGVGKTEIAKTLARMQGRELIRLQCYEGLDVNTTIYEWNYARQMLQIRLLEAQGAAQNTAAQQSIFGPEFLIKRPLLQAIEARGDQPPILLIDELDRADEEFEAFLLELLSDWQISIPEIGTIRAEVPPTVIITSNRTREVHDALKRRCLFYWVDYPTLDKEIQIVKARVPGASERLARQVVLVVQELRRMDLYKLPGVAETLDWVTALVALDQTELTPQAVEDTLGAILKYQDDIAQVRGQRLNELLKRASVGVA